In a single window of the Larimichthys crocea isolate SSNF chromosome XVII, L_crocea_2.0, whole genome shotgun sequence genome:
- the kdr gene encoding vascular endothelial growth factor receptor 2 isoform X1 — MMAPAVSVIPLLGIISCVAAIELRFMPDPPTLNIYGVHRMNKSDNLELICKGRQYLRWKTPPTSTRFSISDCSGSGLFCKTLHISNATVNETGQYQCSYRDLKVEDGKTSASAYVFVHDYKVPFVPSEKDYEVVFIREGERVVIPCRGSVENLNVTLHTKYPNKELHPDGKDSFWDARTGFTVPSHLISYAGVVSCQTYLGNETFKSPLYIVAVVGYKIHELTLTPTQPRLSVGEKLVLSCTAITELNVGMEFNWTHSGQALTSVNGSRPTHTIPHKKKLWNTLELSNTLTVENVTVDHTGEYTCTASSGLMEKSATAYLTVHEKPFIDMKEPWTRVWEVNVDETPTLIPVRYTAYPEPSFKWLKNGKSLKGDYRIKQKSDCLIIHKVTEADAGNYTMVLTNKITKEEHNRTVQLLVNVPPRIIDKEVAGDNDVYLYGSSPTLRCTASGFPTPAQIEWQWMSKEDCPEAFTSGLKKKSEAQLEKCTSWRDISNNTGHHPVERLMIDTEGQRKITSSLKIQKAESPALYRCMAANKVGKDSRIIFFHVTRGLEVSVSPSNEPLEEDYVVLRCKADKLLYGNLAWFRVTNISESEQVVSLQPCRSLTLQRRPLSHGMRPSVQGSNVTLELRLPNATRQDEGLYACQVENIKTQDRTCLLQRLSLKSLEAARILNNLTDQKVNVSATTALHCDAAGVPNPTVVWTKNNHTVVEGSGVILSNHNQILTIQRVKKDDSGLYVCTACNSRGCDTSQAFLTTEGAEEKTNVELIVPIGSVVIAMFFWLLIVFVIRGRKRPNGGELKTGYLSMILDSEDMPMDEQCERLTYDANKWEFPRDRLKLGDPLGRGAFGQVVEAAAFGIEKATTCTTVAVKMLKEGATSSEYRALMSELKILIHIGHHLNVVNLLGACTKPGGPLMVIVEYCKHGNLSSYLKSKRGEYSPYKRKRLDSQRWASPEDDVTEGDLGLGTIAQLDICTGTAVCSRAGDKASGSNMDTEEESSDEDHLTMEDLISYSFQVAKGMEFLSSRKCIHRDLAARNILLSENNVVKICDFGLARDVYKDPDYVRKGDARLPLKWMAPETIFDRVYTTQSDVWSFGVLLWEIFSLGASPYPGVCIDESFCRRLKEGTRMRPPEYATTEIYQTMLDCWLDRPTDRPTFTELVEHLGNLLQASAQQDGKDYIPLTAVNEAERSPVTPDLRNPYSRPQSREILEAQLHYDNPPSLGPSQQSERCSRPLSVKTFEDIPVAHSSVMEGHTDSGMGFSHEEVKGLNQQLSTPTFSSQLLRCKSKESLASESSNQTSGYQSGYHSDDTDTPIYANEEVIMKHKMLKKPPLPKTHDKFNVEIRYSTPPV; from the exons ATGATGGCTCCGGCAGTCTCCGTCATTCCTCTACTTGGGATCATCAGTTGTGTTGCTG CCATTGAGTTGCGGTTCATGCCTGACCCACCAACGCTGAACATCTATGGCGTCCACAGGATGAACAAATCTGATAACCTGGAATTAATATGCAA AGGTCGGCAGTACTTGAGGTGGAAGACCCCTCCAACAAGCACTCGCTTCTCCATCAGTGACTGCAGTGGATCGGGACTGTTCTGCAAAACACTGCACATCTCCAACGCCACTGTCAACGAGACCGGACAGTACCAGTGCTCCTACAGAGACCTGAAAGTCGAAGATGGCAAGACTTCAGCGTCGGCTTATGTGTTTGTCCACG ATTACAAAGTGCCGTTTGTGCCGTCCGAGAAAGACTACGAGGTGGTGTTCATCCGTGAAGGAGAGCGGGTGGTGATACCATGCCGAGGGTCGGTGGAAAATCTCAACGTGACACTCCACACT AAGTATCCAAATAAGGAGCTTCATCCCGACGGGAAAGATTCTTTTTGGGATGCCAGGACGGGTTTCACTGTGCCCAGTCATCTGATCAGCTACGCCGGGGTCGTGTCCTGCCAGACATATCTTGGAAATGAGACGTTTAAGTCCCCTCTCTACATCGTTGCTGTTGTTg GATATAAGATCCATGAGCTCACGCTGACCCCCACGCAACCGAGGCTGTCTGTTGGAGAGAAGCTGGTGCTCAGCTGCACGGCCATTACCGAGCTCAACGTGGGCATGGAGTTCAACTGGACGCACTCTGGTCAGGCTCTG ACCTCGGTGAACGGTTCGAGGCCGACCCACACGATACCCCACAAGAAGAAGCTGTGGAACACCCTGGAGCTGtccaacacactcacagtggAGAACGTGACGGTCGATCACACCGGAGAATACACCTGCACTGCATCCAGCGGGCTGATGGAGAAAAGTGCCACAGCGTATCTAACAGTGCACG aAAAGCCTTTCATTGATATGAAAGAGCCGTGGACGAGGGTTTGGGAAGTAAATGTAGATGAAACACCGACACTGATCCCTGTCAGGTACACGGCATACCCAGAGCCCAGCTTTAAATG GTTAAAAAATGGCAAATCACTGAAGGGTGAttacagaataaaacagaaaagcgATTGCCTCATCATCCATAAAGTCACAGAAGCAGATGCAGGAAATTACACAATGGTCCTGACCAATAAGATTACTAAAGAAGAACATAATCGCACTGTCCAGCTGCTGGTCAATG TGCCTCCTCGCATTATTGACAAGGAGGTGGCAGGGGACAATGACGTGTACCTGTACGGCAGCAGCCCCACCCTGAGGTGCACCGCCAGTGGATTTCCAACCCCTGCACAAATCGAGTGGCAGTGGATGTCCAAAGAGGACTGTCCAGAGGCCTTCAC GTCAGGgctgaaaaaaaagtctgaagcACAGCTCGAGAAGTGTACGAGTTGGAGAGATATCAGCAATAACACGGGTCACCACCCTGTAGAGCGACTTATGATTGACACAGAAGGTCAAAGG AAAATCACGAGTTCGTTGAAGATTCAGAAAGCTGAGTCCCCTGCACTCTACAGGTGCATGGCTGCCAACAAAGTAGGAAAGGATTCACGCATCATCTTCTTCCACGTCACAC GTGGCCTCGAGGTGAGTGTGTCTCCGTCCAATGAGCCCTTGGAGGAGGACTATGTGGTTCTGCGGTGTAAGGCGGACAAGCTGCTCTACGGCAACCTCGCCTGGTTCCGTGTGACCAACATCTCCGAGTCAGAGCAGGTTGTGTCTTTGCAACCCTGTCGCTCCCTGACGCTGCAGCGGAGGCCCCTGTCGCATGGAATGCGTCCCAGCGTGCAGGGCAGCAACGTGACCCTGGAGCTGCGGCTGCCCAACGCGACCCGTCAGGACGAGGGCCTGTATGCCTGTCAGGTGGAAAACATTAAGACTCAAGACAGAACCTGCCTGCTGCAGCGTCTTTCTCTcaaaa GTCTTGAGGCTGCGAGGATACTCAACAATTTAACTGATCAAAAAGTGAACGTGAGCGCGACAACCGCTCTCCACTGCGACGCTGCGGGGGTGCCAAACCCAACGGTGGTGTGGACCAAAAACAATCACACCGTGGTCGAGGGCTCAG GTGTGATTCTGAGCAATCACAACCAGATTCTGACAATTCAGCGCGTGAAGAAGGACGACAGCGGTCTGTACGTCTGCACTGCATGCAACAGCCGAGGCTGTGACACCTCGCAGGCCTTTTTGACTACTGAAG gtgCAGAGGAAAAGACTAATGTGGAACTGATTGTTCCTATTGGGTCAGTGGTCATCGCCATGTTTTTCTGGTTACTGATCGTCTTTGTCATCCGTGGAAGAAAGAGA CCGAATGGTGGGGAGCTGAAGACAGGCTACCTGTCCATGATCCTGGACTCTGAGGACATGCCCATGGACGAGCAGTGTGAAAGGCTCACGTATGACGCTAACAAATGGGAGTTCCCTCGGGACAGGCTAAAACTAG GTGACCCACTGGGACGAGGAGCGTTCGGTCAGGTGGTCGAAGCAGCCGCCTTTGGCATCGAGAAAGCCACCACGTGCACCACTGTTGCAGTCAAGATGCTTAAGG AGGGAGCCACATCCAGCGAGTACCGCGCCTTGATGTCAGAGCTGAAAATACTCATTCATATTGGGCATCATCTCAATGTCGTCAACCTGCTGGGAGCCTGTACGAAGCCGGGAG GGCCACTGATGGTGATTGTGGAGTACTGTAAACATGGAAACCTCTCCAGCTACCTGAAGAGCAAGCGTGGAGAGTACAGCCCGTACAAA AGGAAGCGTTTGGATAGCCAGAGGTGGGCATCTCCAGAGGACGATGTGACAGAAGGGGATCTGGGTCTGGGGACGATCGCCCAGCTGGATATCTGCACAGGAACGGCTGTCTGCTCCAGAGCTGGAGACAAGGCTTCAGGCAGTAATATGGACACTGAGGAAG AGAGCTCAGACGAGGACCATCTGACCATGGAGGACCTGATAAGCTACAGCTTCCAGGTGGCTAAAGGCATGGAGTTTCTGTCCTCCCGCAAG TGTATCCACAGAGATCTAGCAGCCAGAAACATCCTGCTTTCGGAGAATAACGTGGTGAAGATCTGCGACTTTGGCCTCGCTAGAGATGTCTACAAAGACCCCGACTATGTCCGCAAGGGAGAT GCACGCCTCCCTCTGAAATGGATGGCTCCTGAGACCATCTTCGACCGGGTGTACACCACACAAAGTGATGTCTGGTCCTTTGGGGTCCTTCTCTGGGAGATCTTTTCTCTGG GGGCTTCTCCCTATCCTGGTGTTTGCATCGACGAGTCTTTCTGCAGGAGGCTTAAAGAGGGCACCAGGATGAGACCTCCAGAATACGCCACCACTGAGAT ATACCAGACCATGTTGGACTGCTGGCTGGATCGTCCCACAGACAGGCCGACATTCACAGAGCTCGTTGAACATCTTGGCAACCTGCTACAGGCCAGCGCTCAACAG GATGGGAAGGACTACATTCCTTTGACAGCAGTCAATGAGGCAGAACGCTCTCCCGTGACCCCCGACCTCAGGAATCCCTACAGCAGACCCCAAAGTAGAGAAATCCTGGAAGCTCAGCTCCACTATGACAACCCACCGTCCCTCGG TCCGTCCCAGCAGAGCGAGCGGTGCAGTCGGCCCCTCAGTGTGAAGACGTTTGAGGACATCCCTGTGGCACACAGCAGCGTCATG GAGGGTCACACAGACAGTGGTATGGGCTTCTCACATGAGGAGGTAAAGGGTTTGAATCAACAGCTCTCAACGCCCACCTTCAG CAGCCAGCTGCTGCGCTGTAAGAGTAAAGAGTCTCTGGCGTCTGAGTCATCCAATCAGACGAGCGGATACCAGTCAGGGTACCACTCTGACGACACAGACACCCCGATCTACGCTAACGAGGAGGTGATCATGAAGCACAAGATGCTGAAGAAGCCTCCTCTTCCTAAGACGCATGACAAATTCAACGTGGAGATCCGCTACAGCACGCCACCCGTCTGA
- the kdr gene encoding vascular endothelial growth factor receptor 2 isoform X3, with protein sequence MMAPAVSVIPLLGIISCVAAIELRFMPDPPTLNIYGVHRMNKSDNLELICKGRQYLRWKTPPTSTRFSISDCSGSGLFCKTLHISNATVNETGQYQCSYRDLKVEDGKTSASAYVFVHDYKVPFVPSEKDYEVVFIREGERVVIPCRGSVENLNVTLHTKYPNKELHPDGKDSFWDARTGFTVPSHLISYAGVVSCQTYLGNETFKSPLYIVAVVGYKIHELTLTPTQPRLSVGEKLVLSCTAITELNVGMEFNWTHSGQALTSVNGSRPTHTIPHKKKLWNTLELSNTLTVENVTVDHTGEYTCTASSGLMEKSATAYLTVHEKPFIDMKEPWTRVWEVNVDETPTLIPVRYTAYPEPSFKWLKNGKSLKGDYRIKQKSDCLIIHKVTEADAGNYTMVLTNKITKEEHNRTVQLLVNVPPRIIDKEVAGDNDVYLYGSSPTLRCTASGFPTPAQIEWQWMSKEDCPEAFTSGLKKKSEAQLEKCTSWRDISNNTGHHPVERLMIDTEGQRKITSSLKIQKAESPALYRCMAANKVGKDSRIIFFHVTRGLEVSVSPSNEPLEEDYVVLRCKADKLLYGNLAWFRVTNISESEQVVSLQPCRSLTLQRRPLSHGMRPSVQGSNVTLELRLPNATRQDEGLYACQVENIKTQDRTCLLQRLSLKSLEAARILNNLTDQKVNVSATTALHCDAAGVPNPTVVWTKNNHTVVEGSGVILSNHNQILTIQRVKKDDSGLYVCTACNSRGCDTSQAFLTTEGAEEKTNVELIVPIGSVVIAMFFWLLIVFVIRGRKRPNGGELKTGYLSMILDSEDMPMDEQCERLTYDANKWEFPRDRLKLGDPLGRGAFGQVVEAAAFGIEKATTCTTVAVKMLKEGATSSEYRALMSELKILIHIGHHLNVVNLLGACTKPGGPLMVIVEYCKHGNLSSYLKSKRGEYSPYKRKRLDSQRWASPEDDVTEGDLGLGTIAQLDICTGTAVCSRAGDKASGSNMDTEEESSDEDHLTMEDLISYSFQVAKGMEFLSSRKCIHRDLAARNILLSENNVVKICDFGLARDVYKDPDYVRKGDARLPLKWMAPETIFDRVYTTQSDVWSFGVLLWEIFSLGASPYPGVCIDESFCRRLKEGTRMRPPEYATTEIYQTMLDCWLDRPTDRPTFTELVEHLGNLLQASAQQDGKDYIPLTAVNEAERSPVTPDLRNPYSRPQSREILEAQLHYDNPPSLGPSQQSERCSRPLSVKTFEDIPVAHSSVMEGHTDSGMGFSHEEVKGLNQQLSTPTFSQLLRCKSKESLASESSNQTSGYQSGYHSDDTDTPIYANEEVIMKHKMLKKPPLPKTHDKFNVEIRYSTPPV encoded by the exons ATGATGGCTCCGGCAGTCTCCGTCATTCCTCTACTTGGGATCATCAGTTGTGTTGCTG CCATTGAGTTGCGGTTCATGCCTGACCCACCAACGCTGAACATCTATGGCGTCCACAGGATGAACAAATCTGATAACCTGGAATTAATATGCAA AGGTCGGCAGTACTTGAGGTGGAAGACCCCTCCAACAAGCACTCGCTTCTCCATCAGTGACTGCAGTGGATCGGGACTGTTCTGCAAAACACTGCACATCTCCAACGCCACTGTCAACGAGACCGGACAGTACCAGTGCTCCTACAGAGACCTGAAAGTCGAAGATGGCAAGACTTCAGCGTCGGCTTATGTGTTTGTCCACG ATTACAAAGTGCCGTTTGTGCCGTCCGAGAAAGACTACGAGGTGGTGTTCATCCGTGAAGGAGAGCGGGTGGTGATACCATGCCGAGGGTCGGTGGAAAATCTCAACGTGACACTCCACACT AAGTATCCAAATAAGGAGCTTCATCCCGACGGGAAAGATTCTTTTTGGGATGCCAGGACGGGTTTCACTGTGCCCAGTCATCTGATCAGCTACGCCGGGGTCGTGTCCTGCCAGACATATCTTGGAAATGAGACGTTTAAGTCCCCTCTCTACATCGTTGCTGTTGTTg GATATAAGATCCATGAGCTCACGCTGACCCCCACGCAACCGAGGCTGTCTGTTGGAGAGAAGCTGGTGCTCAGCTGCACGGCCATTACCGAGCTCAACGTGGGCATGGAGTTCAACTGGACGCACTCTGGTCAGGCTCTG ACCTCGGTGAACGGTTCGAGGCCGACCCACACGATACCCCACAAGAAGAAGCTGTGGAACACCCTGGAGCTGtccaacacactcacagtggAGAACGTGACGGTCGATCACACCGGAGAATACACCTGCACTGCATCCAGCGGGCTGATGGAGAAAAGTGCCACAGCGTATCTAACAGTGCACG aAAAGCCTTTCATTGATATGAAAGAGCCGTGGACGAGGGTTTGGGAAGTAAATGTAGATGAAACACCGACACTGATCCCTGTCAGGTACACGGCATACCCAGAGCCCAGCTTTAAATG GTTAAAAAATGGCAAATCACTGAAGGGTGAttacagaataaaacagaaaagcgATTGCCTCATCATCCATAAAGTCACAGAAGCAGATGCAGGAAATTACACAATGGTCCTGACCAATAAGATTACTAAAGAAGAACATAATCGCACTGTCCAGCTGCTGGTCAATG TGCCTCCTCGCATTATTGACAAGGAGGTGGCAGGGGACAATGACGTGTACCTGTACGGCAGCAGCCCCACCCTGAGGTGCACCGCCAGTGGATTTCCAACCCCTGCACAAATCGAGTGGCAGTGGATGTCCAAAGAGGACTGTCCAGAGGCCTTCAC GTCAGGgctgaaaaaaaagtctgaagcACAGCTCGAGAAGTGTACGAGTTGGAGAGATATCAGCAATAACACGGGTCACCACCCTGTAGAGCGACTTATGATTGACACAGAAGGTCAAAGG AAAATCACGAGTTCGTTGAAGATTCAGAAAGCTGAGTCCCCTGCACTCTACAGGTGCATGGCTGCCAACAAAGTAGGAAAGGATTCACGCATCATCTTCTTCCACGTCACAC GTGGCCTCGAGGTGAGTGTGTCTCCGTCCAATGAGCCCTTGGAGGAGGACTATGTGGTTCTGCGGTGTAAGGCGGACAAGCTGCTCTACGGCAACCTCGCCTGGTTCCGTGTGACCAACATCTCCGAGTCAGAGCAGGTTGTGTCTTTGCAACCCTGTCGCTCCCTGACGCTGCAGCGGAGGCCCCTGTCGCATGGAATGCGTCCCAGCGTGCAGGGCAGCAACGTGACCCTGGAGCTGCGGCTGCCCAACGCGACCCGTCAGGACGAGGGCCTGTATGCCTGTCAGGTGGAAAACATTAAGACTCAAGACAGAACCTGCCTGCTGCAGCGTCTTTCTCTcaaaa GTCTTGAGGCTGCGAGGATACTCAACAATTTAACTGATCAAAAAGTGAACGTGAGCGCGACAACCGCTCTCCACTGCGACGCTGCGGGGGTGCCAAACCCAACGGTGGTGTGGACCAAAAACAATCACACCGTGGTCGAGGGCTCAG GTGTGATTCTGAGCAATCACAACCAGATTCTGACAATTCAGCGCGTGAAGAAGGACGACAGCGGTCTGTACGTCTGCACTGCATGCAACAGCCGAGGCTGTGACACCTCGCAGGCCTTTTTGACTACTGAAG gtgCAGAGGAAAAGACTAATGTGGAACTGATTGTTCCTATTGGGTCAGTGGTCATCGCCATGTTTTTCTGGTTACTGATCGTCTTTGTCATCCGTGGAAGAAAGAGA CCGAATGGTGGGGAGCTGAAGACAGGCTACCTGTCCATGATCCTGGACTCTGAGGACATGCCCATGGACGAGCAGTGTGAAAGGCTCACGTATGACGCTAACAAATGGGAGTTCCCTCGGGACAGGCTAAAACTAG GTGACCCACTGGGACGAGGAGCGTTCGGTCAGGTGGTCGAAGCAGCCGCCTTTGGCATCGAGAAAGCCACCACGTGCACCACTGTTGCAGTCAAGATGCTTAAGG AGGGAGCCACATCCAGCGAGTACCGCGCCTTGATGTCAGAGCTGAAAATACTCATTCATATTGGGCATCATCTCAATGTCGTCAACCTGCTGGGAGCCTGTACGAAGCCGGGAG GGCCACTGATGGTGATTGTGGAGTACTGTAAACATGGAAACCTCTCCAGCTACCTGAAGAGCAAGCGTGGAGAGTACAGCCCGTACAAA AGGAAGCGTTTGGATAGCCAGAGGTGGGCATCTCCAGAGGACGATGTGACAGAAGGGGATCTGGGTCTGGGGACGATCGCCCAGCTGGATATCTGCACAGGAACGGCTGTCTGCTCCAGAGCTGGAGACAAGGCTTCAGGCAGTAATATGGACACTGAGGAAG AGAGCTCAGACGAGGACCATCTGACCATGGAGGACCTGATAAGCTACAGCTTCCAGGTGGCTAAAGGCATGGAGTTTCTGTCCTCCCGCAAG TGTATCCACAGAGATCTAGCAGCCAGAAACATCCTGCTTTCGGAGAATAACGTGGTGAAGATCTGCGACTTTGGCCTCGCTAGAGATGTCTACAAAGACCCCGACTATGTCCGCAAGGGAGAT GCACGCCTCCCTCTGAAATGGATGGCTCCTGAGACCATCTTCGACCGGGTGTACACCACACAAAGTGATGTCTGGTCCTTTGGGGTCCTTCTCTGGGAGATCTTTTCTCTGG GGGCTTCTCCCTATCCTGGTGTTTGCATCGACGAGTCTTTCTGCAGGAGGCTTAAAGAGGGCACCAGGATGAGACCTCCAGAATACGCCACCACTGAGAT ATACCAGACCATGTTGGACTGCTGGCTGGATCGTCCCACAGACAGGCCGACATTCACAGAGCTCGTTGAACATCTTGGCAACCTGCTACAGGCCAGCGCTCAACAG GATGGGAAGGACTACATTCCTTTGACAGCAGTCAATGAGGCAGAACGCTCTCCCGTGACCCCCGACCTCAGGAATCCCTACAGCAGACCCCAAAGTAGAGAAATCCTGGAAGCTCAGCTCCACTATGACAACCCACCGTCCCTCGG TCCGTCCCAGCAGAGCGAGCGGTGCAGTCGGCCCCTCAGTGTGAAGACGTTTGAGGACATCCCTGTGGCACACAGCAGCGTCATG GAGGGTCACACAGACAGTGGTATGGGCTTCTCACATGAGGAGGTAAAGGGTTTGAATCAACAGCTCTCAACGCCCACCTTCAG CCAGCTGCTGCGCTGTAAGAGTAAAGAGTCTCTGGCGTCTGAGTCATCCAATCAGACGAGCGGATACCAGTCAGGGTACCACTCTGACGACACAGACACCCCGATCTACGCTAACGAGGAGGTGATCATGAAGCACAAGATGCTGAAGAAGCCTCCTCTTCCTAAGACGCATGACAAATTCAACGTGGAGATCCGCTACAGCACGCCACCCGTCTGA